One Nerophis ophidion isolate RoL-2023_Sa linkage group LG06, RoL_Noph_v1.0, whole genome shotgun sequence genomic region harbors:
- the LOC133554147 gene encoding small ribosomal subunit protein eS21 isoform X4, producing MQNDAGEYVDLYVPRKCSASNRIIGAKDHASVQINIAEVDKVTGRFNGQFKTYAICGAIRRMGEADDSILRLAKADGVVAK from the exons ATGCAGAACGACGCTGGTGAATATGTGGACCTTTACGTCCCACGTAAATG CTCTGCTAGCAACAGAATCATTGGAGCCAAGGATCACGCTTCTGTCCAGATCAACATAGCTGAG GTGGACAAGGTCACAGGACGTTTCAACGGTCAGTTCAAGACCTACGCCATCTGTGGCGCTATCCGCAGGATG GGCGAGGCTGATGACTCCATCCTCAGGCTGGCCAAGGCCGACGGTGTTGTCGCCAAGTAA
- the LOC133554147 gene encoding small ribosomal subunit protein eS21 isoform X1, whose protein sequence is MQNDAGEYVDLYVPRKCSASNRIIGAKDHASVQINIAEMLLLWQVDKVTGRFNGQFKTYAICGAIRRMGEADDSILRLAKADGVVAKNS, encoded by the exons ATGCAGAACGACGCTGGTGAATATGTGGACCTTTACGTCCCACGTAAATG CTCTGCTAGCAACAGAATCATTGGAGCCAAGGATCACGCTTCTGTCCAGATCAACATAGCTGAG ATGTTGTTGTTGTGGCAGGTGGACAAGGTCACAGGACGTTTCAACGGTCAGTTCAAGACCTACGCCATCTGTGGCGCTATCCGCAGGATG GGCGAGGCTGATGACTCCATCCTCAGGCTGGCCAAGGCCGACGGTGTTGTCGCCAA GAACAGCTGA
- the LOC133554147 gene encoding small ribosomal subunit protein eS21 isoform X3: MQNDAGEYVDLYVPRKCSASNRIIGAKDHASVQINIAEVDKVTGRFNGQFKTYAICGAIRRMGEADDSILRLAKADGVVAKNS; the protein is encoded by the exons ATGCAGAACGACGCTGGTGAATATGTGGACCTTTACGTCCCACGTAAATG CTCTGCTAGCAACAGAATCATTGGAGCCAAGGATCACGCTTCTGTCCAGATCAACATAGCTGAG GTGGACAAGGTCACAGGACGTTTCAACGGTCAGTTCAAGACCTACGCCATCTGTGGCGCTATCCGCAGGATG GGCGAGGCTGATGACTCCATCCTCAGGCTGGCCAAGGCCGACGGTGTTGTCGCCAA GAACAGCTGA
- the LOC133554147 gene encoding small ribosomal subunit protein eS21 isoform X2: MQNDAGEYVDLYVPRKCSASNRIIGAKDHASVQINIAEMLLLWQVDKVTGRFNGQFKTYAICGAIRRMGEADDSILRLAKADGVVAK; this comes from the exons ATGCAGAACGACGCTGGTGAATATGTGGACCTTTACGTCCCACGTAAATG CTCTGCTAGCAACAGAATCATTGGAGCCAAGGATCACGCTTCTGTCCAGATCAACATAGCTGAG ATGTTGTTGTTGTGGCAGGTGGACAAGGTCACAGGACGTTTCAACGGTCAGTTCAAGACCTACGCCATCTGTGGCGCTATCCGCAGGATG GGCGAGGCTGATGACTCCATCCTCAGGCTGGCCAAGGCCGACGGTGTTGTCGCCAAGTAA